The proteins below are encoded in one region of Conger conger chromosome 17, fConCon1.1, whole genome shotgun sequence:
- the LOC133116541 gene encoding rho GTPase-activating protein 6 isoform X4 produces MSGRSVRLKPVPIQSLSELERVRLQEVAFIRLQQDYDLGCQITIPKDGQKRKKSLRRKLDSLAKEKNKDKEFVPQAFGLPLWQVIANDRSHKQRQESQRGEHRDPSDLVSSILQFAIKRPNKELSSSTSSLSSTSETPNESTSPNTPEPPPRARRRGGMSVDSITDLDDSQSRLLEALQLSLPAEAPSKKEKHRDKKLSLNPIYRQVPRLVDSCCQHLEKYGLQTVGIFRVGSRKKRVRQLREEFDRGVDVPLEEEHSVHDVAALLKEFLRDMPDPLLTKELYTAFINTLLLDHEEQQASIQLLIYLLPPSNSDTLHRLLDFLFTVAAHANDAHDRDGQEVTGNKMTSLNLATIFGPNLLHKQKSTDKEFSVQSSARAEESTAIIGVVQRMISSYEALFMVPAELQNEVLMSLLETDPDVVDYLLRRKASQWSSPDLMPEAPFSLNERHSSSDSNKASSGEVSPYDNNSPVLSDRTLQQGEGGSPRADRLFRVPEQYTLVGPLKGRAKDNAPAQWGGKDYTDEHTNIWGAWHATLKSGQKDQLHTGSHGNVSDCGSSSPSEGLPGHLGNGKQPVRRTQTSSGVAENRPHLPVTRASSTPQGEAGPRPLQLSLDGQSASSSSEDLPQRGGLSVTPPYKGKPAQRNDGRPPPPYPGPSRPALSATPPPSTHAPRSPAPPSHRRPLQERESLHSPASPVEGKEWQDWQRERWQIWQLLSSDNTDALPETLV; encoded by the exons ATGGACAGAAGCGCAAAAAGTCGCTGAGGAGGAAGCTGGACTCCTTAgcaaaggagaaaaacaaagacaaag AGTTTGTCCCTCAGGCTTTCGGCCTGCCCCTGTGGCAGGTGATCGCTAACGACCGCTCCCATAAGCAGCGGCAGGAGTCCCAGCGGGGGGAGCACAGGGACCCCTCGGACCTGGTGTCCTCCATCTTACAGTTCGCCATCAAGAGGCCCAACAAGGAGCTGTCCAGCAGCACGTCGTCCCTGAGCTCCACCTCCGAAACGCCCAACGAGTCCACCTCCCCCAACACCCCCGAGCCGCCCCCCCGGGCTCGACGACGG GGCGGAATGTCTGTGGATTCCATCACCGACCTGGACGACAGTCAGTCCCGCCTGCTGGAGGCCCTGCAGCTCTCCCTGCCGGCCGAGGCTCCCAGCAAGAAGGAGAAGCACCGCGACAAGAAGCTCAGCCTCAACCCCATCTACCGCCAGGTGCCCCGGCTGGTGGACAGCTGCTGCCAACACCTGGAGAAATACG GTCTTCAAACAGTGGGGATTTTTCGTGTAGGAAGTAGGAAGAAAAGAGTGAGGCAG CTGCGGGAGGAGTTTGACCGAGGGGTGGACGTCCCGTTGGAAGAGGAGCACAGCGTCCACGACGTGGCGGCGCTGTTGAAGGAGTTCCTCCGAGACATGCCTGACCCTTTACTGACCAAGGAGCTCTACACGGCGTTCATCAACACTCTGC TGCTGGATCACGAGGAGCAGCAGGCCTCCATTCAGCTGCTCATCTACCTGCTGCCTCCCAGCAACAGCGACACCCTCCACCGCCTGCTGGACTTCCTGTTCACGGTGGCCGCCCACGCCAACGATGCTCACGACAGAGACGGGCAGGAG gtCACTGGGAACAAGATGACGTCGCTGAACCTGGCCACCATCTTTGGGCCGAACCTCCTGCACAAGCAGAAGAGCACAGATAAGGAGTTCTCTGTGCAGAGCTCGGCCCGGGCGGAGGAGAGCACGGCCATCATCGGCGTGGTGCAGAGGATGATCTCCTCCTACGAGGCCCTCTTCATG GTCCCCGCTGAGCTGCAGAACGAGGTTCTCATGAGCCTGCTGGAGACCGACCCGGACGTGGTGGACTATCTCCTGCGCAGGAAGGCTTCACAGTGGTC GAGCCCAGACCTGATGCCAGAGGCCCCGTTCTCTCTGAATGAGCGCCACTCCTCCAGCGACTCCAACAAGGCGTCGAGCGGGGAGGTGTCCCCGTACGACAACAACTCCCCGGTGCTGTCGGACCGCACGCTGCAGCAGGGCGAGGGGGGCAGCCCGCGGGCCGACCGGCTGTTCCGGGTCCCGGAGCAGTACACGCTGGTGGGGCCCCTCAAGGGCCGCGCCAAGGACAACGCGCCCGCGCAGTGGGGCGGCAAGg ACTACACCGATGAACACACTAATATCTGGGGAGCGTGGCACGCGACGCTGAAGTCGGGACAGAAGGATCAGCTGCACACAG GCTCCCATGGGAATGTGTCCGATTGCGGTTCCTCCAGCCCGTCGGAGGGTCTACCCGGTCACCTGGGCAACGGGAAGCAGCCGGTGCGACGGACACAGACGTCCTCCGGCGTAGCAGAAAACAGGCCACACCTCCCGGTGACCCGTGCCAGCAGCACCCCCCAGGGGGAGGCAGGACCCCGCCCACTGCAGCTCAGCCTGGACGGCCAATCGGCATCCAGCAGCTCGGAGGACCTCCCACAGAGGGGCGGGCTTTCCGTGACCCCGCCCTATAAAGGAAAGCCTGCCCAGAGGAACGATGGCAGGCCCCCGCCTCCCTACCCGGGACCCTCGCGACCGGCCCTGTCCGCCACGCCGCCCCCCTCCACACATGCTCCCCGctcgcccgcccccccctcacacagacgccccctgcaggagaggGAGTCTCTCCACTCCCCCGCCAGCCCCGTGGAGGGGAAGGAGTGGCAGGACtggcagagggagaggtggcAGATCTGGCAACTCTTATCGTCAGACAACACGGACGCTCTGCCAGAGACGCTGGTGTGA
- the LOC133116541 gene encoding rho GTPase-activating protein 6 isoform X3, with product MRILTLTMGDSVFFDRRISYLGDFTWNSMSGRSVRLKPVPIQSLSELERVRLQEVAFIRLQQDYDLGCQITIPKDGQKRKKSLRRKLDSLAKEKNKDKEFVPQAFGLPLWQVIANDRSHKQRQESQRGEHRDPSDLVSSILQFAIKRPNKELSSSTSSLSSTSETPNESTSPNTPEPPPRARRRGGMSVDSITDLDDSQSRLLEALQLSLPAEAPSKKEKHRDKKLSLNPIYRQVPRLVDSCCQHLEKYGLQTVGIFRVGSRKKRVRQLREEFDRGVDVPLEEEHSVHDVAALLKEFLRDMPDPLLTKELYTAFINTLLLDHEEQQASIQLLIYLLPPSNSDTLHRLLDFLFTVAAHANDAHDRDGQEVTGNKMTSLNLATIFGPNLLHKQKSTDKEFSVQSSARAEESTAIIGVVQRMISSYEALFMVPAELQNEVLMSLLETDPDVVDYLLRRKASQWSSPDLMPEAPFSLNERHSSSDSNKASSGEVSPYDNNSPVLSDRTLQQGEGGSPRADRLFRVPEQYTLVGPLKGRAKDNAPAQWGGKDYTDEHTNIWGAWHATLKSGQKDQLHTGSHGNVSDCGSSSPSEGLPGHLGNGKQPVRRTQTSSGVAENRPHLPVTRASSTPQGEAGPRPLQLSLDGQSASSSSEDLPQRGGLSVTPPYKGKPAQRNDGRPPPPYPGPSRPALSATPPPSTHAPRSPAPPSHRRPLQERESLHSPASPVEGKEWQDWQRERWQIWQLLSSDNTDALPETLV from the exons ATGGACAGAAGCGCAAAAAGTCGCTGAGGAGGAAGCTGGACTCCTTAgcaaaggagaaaaacaaagacaaag AGTTTGTCCCTCAGGCTTTCGGCCTGCCCCTGTGGCAGGTGATCGCTAACGACCGCTCCCATAAGCAGCGGCAGGAGTCCCAGCGGGGGGAGCACAGGGACCCCTCGGACCTGGTGTCCTCCATCTTACAGTTCGCCATCAAGAGGCCCAACAAGGAGCTGTCCAGCAGCACGTCGTCCCTGAGCTCCACCTCCGAAACGCCCAACGAGTCCACCTCCCCCAACACCCCCGAGCCGCCCCCCCGGGCTCGACGACGG GGCGGAATGTCTGTGGATTCCATCACCGACCTGGACGACAGTCAGTCCCGCCTGCTGGAGGCCCTGCAGCTCTCCCTGCCGGCCGAGGCTCCCAGCAAGAAGGAGAAGCACCGCGACAAGAAGCTCAGCCTCAACCCCATCTACCGCCAGGTGCCCCGGCTGGTGGACAGCTGCTGCCAACACCTGGAGAAATACG GTCTTCAAACAGTGGGGATTTTTCGTGTAGGAAGTAGGAAGAAAAGAGTGAGGCAG CTGCGGGAGGAGTTTGACCGAGGGGTGGACGTCCCGTTGGAAGAGGAGCACAGCGTCCACGACGTGGCGGCGCTGTTGAAGGAGTTCCTCCGAGACATGCCTGACCCTTTACTGACCAAGGAGCTCTACACGGCGTTCATCAACACTCTGC TGCTGGATCACGAGGAGCAGCAGGCCTCCATTCAGCTGCTCATCTACCTGCTGCCTCCCAGCAACAGCGACACCCTCCACCGCCTGCTGGACTTCCTGTTCACGGTGGCCGCCCACGCCAACGATGCTCACGACAGAGACGGGCAGGAG gtCACTGGGAACAAGATGACGTCGCTGAACCTGGCCACCATCTTTGGGCCGAACCTCCTGCACAAGCAGAAGAGCACAGATAAGGAGTTCTCTGTGCAGAGCTCGGCCCGGGCGGAGGAGAGCACGGCCATCATCGGCGTGGTGCAGAGGATGATCTCCTCCTACGAGGCCCTCTTCATG GTCCCCGCTGAGCTGCAGAACGAGGTTCTCATGAGCCTGCTGGAGACCGACCCGGACGTGGTGGACTATCTCCTGCGCAGGAAGGCTTCACAGTGGTC GAGCCCAGACCTGATGCCAGAGGCCCCGTTCTCTCTGAATGAGCGCCACTCCTCCAGCGACTCCAACAAGGCGTCGAGCGGGGAGGTGTCCCCGTACGACAACAACTCCCCGGTGCTGTCGGACCGCACGCTGCAGCAGGGCGAGGGGGGCAGCCCGCGGGCCGACCGGCTGTTCCGGGTCCCGGAGCAGTACACGCTGGTGGGGCCCCTCAAGGGCCGCGCCAAGGACAACGCGCCCGCGCAGTGGGGCGGCAAGg ACTACACCGATGAACACACTAATATCTGGGGAGCGTGGCACGCGACGCTGAAGTCGGGACAGAAGGATCAGCTGCACACAG GCTCCCATGGGAATGTGTCCGATTGCGGTTCCTCCAGCCCGTCGGAGGGTCTACCCGGTCACCTGGGCAACGGGAAGCAGCCGGTGCGACGGACACAGACGTCCTCCGGCGTAGCAGAAAACAGGCCACACCTCCCGGTGACCCGTGCCAGCAGCACCCCCCAGGGGGAGGCAGGACCCCGCCCACTGCAGCTCAGCCTGGACGGCCAATCGGCATCCAGCAGCTCGGAGGACCTCCCACAGAGGGGCGGGCTTTCCGTGACCCCGCCCTATAAAGGAAAGCCTGCCCAGAGGAACGATGGCAGGCCCCCGCCTCCCTACCCGGGACCCTCGCGACCGGCCCTGTCCGCCACGCCGCCCCCCTCCACACATGCTCCCCGctcgcccgcccccccctcacacagacgccccctgcaggagaggGAGTCTCTCCACTCCCCCGCCAGCCCCGTGGAGGGGAAGGAGTGGCAGGACtggcagagggagaggtggcAGATCTGGCAACTCTTATCGTCAGACAACACGGACGCTCTGCCAGAGACGCTGGTGTGA